The proteins below are encoded in one region of Thermodesulfobacteriota bacterium:
- a CDS encoding efflux RND transporter permease subunit, with protein RSSGELGGSYSAILTGTADDLTVTRKALQWNFVLAAVIAYLLMCSLFESFLYPFVIMFSVPLASFGGFLGLLLLNIFTYQPLDVLTMLGFIILIGIVVNNAILIVHQALNHMRDEGYETSDAIVASVKTRIRPIFMSTMTSVFGMLPLVISPGSGSEFYRGLGSVVVGGLTVSTIFTLFLVPSVFSIVLDAKENLSRRFGKIKESLGLLPSK; from the coding sequence TTCGTAGCAGTGGCGAACTCGGGGGTTCTTATAGTGCAATCTTAACTGGTACCGCCGATGATTTAACCGTTACTCGTAAGGCCCTTCAGTGGAATTTTGTACTTGCTGCTGTAATTGCTTATCTTTTGATGTGTTCGCTATTTGAGAGTTTTCTCTACCCCTTTGTAATCATGTTCAGCGTTCCGCTTGCATCGTTTGGTGGATTTCTCGGACTATTACTATTAAATATTTTTACCTATCAACCACTTGATGTTCTCACGATGCTGGGATTTATAATACTCATAGGAATAGTCGTAAATAATGCCATACTCATTGTTCATCAGGCGCTAAACCACATGCGTGATGAGGGATACGAAACCAGTGATGCGATAGTGGCATCAGTGAAAACACGTATAAGACCAATCTTTATGAGCACGATGACGAGTGTTTTCGGAATGCTTCCTCTGGTAATTTCCCCTGGATCCGGCTCTGAATTCTATAGAGGCTTGGGTAGCGTGGTGGTTGGTGGGCTCACGGTTTCAACAATTTTCACATTGTTTCTAGTTCCATCCGTTTTCAGCATTGTTCTTGATGCTAAGGAGAATCTTTCTAGAAGATTCGG